A window from Cryptomeria japonica chromosome 1, Sugi_1.0, whole genome shotgun sequence encodes these proteins:
- the LOC131031205 gene encoding uncharacterized protein LOC131031205 has translation MRRDGSQKKSSYSKKAYSSKGEYGDDSNEESLLLDIEEKNDEWSGSLEDVKNNEKFVSVKIVQYTKVEPKAWIIDSRCSNDMISDRDKFINLEKPDGGSIKFARDEAAPICGKGSISIDDKHKTDDVYYVQGLRHYRLSMSQNCSKGYKGIFHGSRLKIRKRIYERLVVEGTRINGNVYYVRDNGEDNCLLA, from the coding sequence ATGAGAAGAGATGGCAGTCAAAAGAAGAGTTCTTATTCAAAAAAGGCCTATTCATCTAAAGGAGAAtatggtgatgactcaaatgaagaatccttgCTCCTTGAtatagaagaaaagaatgatgaatgGTCTGGAAGTTTAGAAGATGTAAAGAAcaatgagaaatttgtaagtgtgaAGATTGTACAGTATACAAAAGTGGAACCAAAAGCATGGATCATTGACTCCAGATGTTCAAACGATATGATTAGTGATAGAGACAAGTTTATTAACCTTGAGAAACCTGATGGTGGATCAATCAAGTTTGCAAgagatgaagctgcacctatttgTGGAAAAGGAAGCATCTCTATTGACgataagcataaaactgatgatgtttattatgttcaagGTCTAAGACATTATCGGTTGAGTATGAGTCAAAATTGTAGTAAAGGTTATAAGGGCATATTTCATGGGTCTAGACTTAAAATTAGAAAAAGAATTTATGAAAGATTAGTTGTAGAAGGTACAAGGATTAATGGAAATGTCTACTATGTAAGGGATAATGGTGAAGACAATTGTTTGTTGGCTTAG